The Thermoanaerobaculales bacterium genome has a segment encoding these proteins:
- the hypB gene encoding hydrogenase nickel incorporation protein HypB, giving the protein MTQVITVRRRALAASEDRARLLRERFAQSGTLVVNLISAPGSGKTTLLEATLRRLTAGHRCAVIEGDVATERDADRIRALGVPAHQILTGGACHLDARQVEAALATPGLPPADILFIENVGNLICPTAYDLGEDLKVAVLSVAEGDDKPFKYPAIFARAAVTVISKIDLLPHLTFDVAAVEEQLRALNPGGTILTTSAVTAEGVDAWCDLLVKRLADKRRASAPP; this is encoded by the coding sequence ATGACGCAGGTGATCACCGTCCGGCGGCGGGCGCTGGCGGCGAGCGAGGATCGGGCGCGGCTGCTCCGCGAGAGGTTCGCGCAATCCGGGACGCTGGTGGTCAACCTCATCTCGGCGCCCGGCTCCGGGAAGACCACCCTCCTCGAGGCGACGCTGCGGAGACTGACCGCCGGCCACCGCTGCGCAGTGATCGAGGGCGATGTCGCCACCGAGCGCGACGCCGACCGGATCCGCGCCCTCGGGGTGCCCGCCCACCAGATCCTGACCGGCGGCGCCTGCCACCTCGACGCCCGCCAGGTCGAGGCGGCGCTCGCGACCCCCGGCCTGCCGCCGGCAGACATCCTGTTCATCGAGAACGTTGGCAACCTGATCTGCCCGACCGCCTACGACCTCGGCGAGGACCTCAAGGTCGCGGTGCTGTCGGTCGCCGAGGGCGACGACAAGCCCTTCAAGTACCCGGCCATCTTCGCCCGCGCAGCCGTCACGGTGATCAGCAAGATCGACCTCCTCCCCCACCTGACCTTCGACGTCGCCGCCGTCGAGGAGCAGCTCCGCGCGCTCAACCCGGGTGGCACGATCCTCACGACCTCGGCGGTTACGGCCGAGGGCGTCGACGCGTGGTGCGACCTGCTCGTGAAGCGATTGGCCGACAAGCGACGAGCGTCAGCTCCGCCATGA